One Microbacterium keratanolyticum DNA window includes the following coding sequences:
- a CDS encoding coiled-coil domain-containing protein, which yields MTEQSTTENEQGDFFDQLIDRNPREHASFTVAFRGYDRDEVDASVTALRAEVRRLTERLDSMNDRTRDEIERAREQIRRESDEAAQASQEERDEVERASREELEETARAQREELEEALRAAKAEAADAESARQAAEAERATAEAKVAEAAEQVAALTAELAGSTALADADEASSRQQFDAVLRVAEEQARSLIQNAAVQSERLLEAAREEVAVKRADLEVDVARITTQAQHDADQVRLKIETEYTAHEARIEREAAHAAEKAAQAEREAAAIRTEAEKGAAALRALVTREVTDLRTDAERSAREMNARTLEFEESLARRQDDAQQEFLVLHEQAVAHAERITSDANEQVSSSLEHAKRISAKADDYERVARTQAQAVDADAQARARETLERARVKAQKIVETVAEHTNTVLRDAEDRARQLRWQQQQMSSFMAEVRELIRPDGVLSAAATDDEQKADAPAPAESVEGTPAEGADAPAESAAKADADAPAKSPAITKPTPKKKG from the coding sequence GTGACCGAGCAGAGCACGACCGAGAACGAGCAGGGCGACTTCTTCGACCAGCTCATCGACCGCAACCCGCGCGAGCACGCCTCGTTCACGGTGGCCTTCCGCGGCTACGACCGCGACGAGGTCGACGCCTCCGTCACGGCACTGCGTGCAGAGGTGCGCCGCCTGACCGAGCGCCTCGATTCTATGAATGACCGCACCCGCGACGAGATCGAGCGTGCGCGTGAGCAGATCCGCCGCGAGAGCGATGAGGCGGCGCAGGCGTCTCAGGAGGAACGCGACGAGGTCGAACGCGCGTCGCGTGAAGAGCTCGAAGAAACCGCCCGTGCGCAGCGTGAAGAGCTGGAAGAGGCACTGCGTGCGGCGAAGGCAGAGGCTGCCGACGCCGAGTCCGCTCGTCAGGCCGCCGAGGCCGAGCGCGCGACCGCCGAGGCGAAGGTGGCAGAGGCTGCGGAGCAGGTTGCCGCTCTCACGGCCGAGCTCGCTGGCAGCACCGCCCTGGCCGACGCGGATGAAGCGTCGTCGCGTCAGCAGTTCGACGCCGTCCTTCGTGTGGCCGAAGAGCAGGCCCGCTCGCTGATCCAGAACGCCGCCGTGCAGTCCGAGCGCCTTCTCGAAGCCGCTCGCGAAGAGGTCGCCGTCAAGCGCGCCGACCTTGAGGTCGATGTCGCCCGCATCACGACGCAGGCACAGCACGACGCCGACCAGGTGCGCCTGAAGATCGAGACCGAGTACACCGCCCACGAGGCGCGCATCGAGCGTGAAGCCGCCCACGCCGCCGAGAAGGCCGCGCAGGCCGAGCGCGAGGCTGCGGCCATCCGCACAGAGGCAGAGAAGGGCGCCGCGGCGCTGCGCGCGCTCGTCACGCGTGAGGTCACCGACCTGCGCACCGACGCAGAGCGCAGCGCTCGCGAGATGAACGCGCGCACGCTCGAGTTCGAGGAATCGCTGGCACGCCGTCAGGACGACGCGCAGCAGGAGTTCCTGGTGCTGCACGAGCAGGCCGTCGCGCACGCGGAGCGCATCACGTCCGACGCGAACGAACAGGTCTCCTCCTCGCTCGAGCACGCGAAGCGCATCTCTGCCAAGGCGGATGACTACGAGCGTGTGGCGCGCACGCAGGCGCAGGCGGTCGACGCCGACGCCCAGGCGCGGGCACGCGAGACGCTGGAGCGCGCACGCGTCAAGGCGCAGAAGATCGTCGAGACGGTCGCAGAGCACACCAACACGGTGCTTCGCGACGCAGAAGACCGCGCCCGTCAGCTGCGCTGGCAGCAGCAGCAGATGTCGAGCTTCATGGCTGAGGTGCGCGAGCTCATCCGTCCCGATGGTGTGCTGTCCGCGGCTGCGACGGACGACGAGCAGAAGGCGGATGCTCCTGCACCGGCCGAGTCCGTTGAGGGGACGCCGGCTGAGGGCGCGGATGCTCCCGCGGAATCCGCCGCGAAGGCCGATGCGGATGCTCCCGCGAAGTCGCCCGCGATCACAAAGCCGACCCCGAAGAAGAAGGGCTGA
- the rpmG gene encoding 50S ribosomal protein L33, with amino-acid sequence MAKKAQDVRPIIKLRSTAGTGYTYVTKKNRRNTPDRLVLKKYDPVIRQHVEFREER; translated from the coding sequence ATGGCCAAGAAGGCACAGGACGTACGTCCGATCATCAAGCTGCGTTCGACGGCAGGTACGGGCTACACGTACGTCACCAAGAAGAACCGTCGCAACACCCCCGACCGCCTGGTGCTGAAGAAGTATGACCCGGTCATCCGTCAGCACGTCGAATTCCGCGAGGAGCGTTAA
- a CDS encoding metal ABC transporter solute-binding protein, Zn/Mn family, producing the protein MKKPAITLVTVALTALVLTGCAPFAAETVDDGTIDVVTTTNVYGDLAAHIGGDRVTVTALIDSAAKDPHSYEASARDRLTVQGADLVIENGGGYDAFMHDLLDGSTATVLTAVEYSHDFPGNETHEEDADAAHDEAAHDAESHDEHAHDHGDHEHIEGFNEHVWFDPHTVSHLVDDIARTLTELDPERAETFAANAAELQTDLEGFEAQLAQLKTDAAGAGVFVTEPVPGYLAVAAGLTDLAPEGFAAAVEEGRDVPPAMLLNALDVIASGDVKAVLSNAQTGGAETERIETAARDAGIPVVGFREILPKGTTYSEWMTSAIDSLVAALTA; encoded by the coding sequence GTGAAGAAGCCCGCCATCACCCTCGTGACCGTCGCCCTGACCGCCCTCGTGCTCACCGGCTGTGCGCCGTTTGCTGCCGAGACCGTGGATGACGGCACGATCGACGTCGTCACGACGACCAATGTCTACGGCGACCTGGCCGCGCACATCGGCGGCGACCGTGTCACGGTGACGGCGCTGATCGACTCGGCCGCGAAAGATCCGCACTCCTACGAGGCATCCGCGCGCGATCGTCTCACCGTGCAGGGCGCCGACCTCGTGATCGAGAACGGCGGCGGCTACGACGCCTTCATGCACGATCTGCTCGACGGCAGCACGGCGACCGTGCTGACAGCGGTCGAGTACTCACATGACTTCCCGGGCAATGAGACGCATGAAGAAGATGCGGATGCTGCGCACGATGAGGCCGCCCACGACGCCGAGTCGCACGACGAACATGCGCACGACCACGGCGACCACGAGCACATCGAGGGCTTCAACGAGCACGTCTGGTTCGACCCGCACACCGTCAGCCACCTGGTCGACGACATCGCTCGCACCCTGACCGAGCTCGACCCCGAAAGGGCCGAGACGTTCGCCGCGAACGCCGCCGAGCTGCAGACAGACCTGGAGGGGTTCGAAGCCCAGCTCGCCCAGCTCAAGACGGATGCCGCCGGCGCGGGAGTCTTCGTCACCGAACCGGTTCCCGGCTACCTCGCCGTCGCCGCCGGGCTCACCGACCTCGCCCCCGAGGGCTTCGCCGCGGCGGTGGAAGAGGGGCGCGATGTGCCGCCCGCGATGCTGCTCAACGCCCTCGACGTCATCGCTTCCGGCGACGTCAAGGCCGTGCTCAGCAACGCCCAGACCGGTGGTGCGGAGACGGAGCGCATCGAGACCGCCGCTCGCGACGCGGGAATCCCCGTCGTCGGATTCCGCGAGATCCTGCCCAAGGGAACCACGTACTCTGAATGGATGACGTCTGCGATTGACTCTCTCGTCGCGGCTCTGACCGCATGA
- a CDS encoding permease has translation MAVVTRTGRPSAAIGAGIGILIIAALVLLDLFAPALFPMSLPERAQDGLTLALSVLFEALPFVILGVLLSIVVQVWLPTGAIERILPRRGWARRAVLSLLGMFIPVCECGNVPFARGLMMRGLAPAEALTFLMAAPIVNPIVILTTHAAFGWDGGILVARLVGGYLIANLIGWIYSRHPSQDALLTSRFIATCERVAVEPGAPVRRSLTQFLIELRAVMPALVIGSALAGAVQVLVPRDALLAIGANPVLSIVAMIALAMTVAICSNVDAFFALSFASTFSPGALIAFLLVGPLVDVKMLALLRTTFTTRTLVGLVVIVVLSAFAIGIGVNVFG, from the coding sequence GTGGCTGTCGTCACCCGCACAGGGCGCCCCTCCGCCGCGATCGGCGCCGGCATCGGCATCCTGATCATCGCGGCCTTGGTGCTGCTCGATCTCTTTGCGCCGGCTCTGTTCCCCATGTCGCTCCCCGAGCGTGCACAGGACGGACTGACCCTCGCGCTCAGCGTGCTCTTCGAGGCTCTGCCGTTCGTGATCCTCGGCGTGCTGCTGTCGATCGTCGTGCAGGTGTGGCTGCCGACGGGCGCGATCGAGCGCATCCTGCCGCGCCGCGGGTGGGCGCGCCGGGCCGTCCTCTCGCTGCTGGGCATGTTCATCCCGGTCTGCGAGTGCGGCAACGTGCCGTTCGCGCGCGGCCTGATGATGCGGGGTCTCGCCCCGGCGGAGGCACTGACCTTCCTGATGGCGGCGCCGATCGTGAACCCGATCGTGATCCTCACGACGCACGCCGCGTTCGGCTGGGACGGAGGCATCCTCGTGGCACGCCTCGTGGGCGGCTACCTGATCGCCAACCTGATCGGCTGGATCTACTCCCGGCACCCTTCGCAGGACGCGCTGTTGACCTCGCGGTTCATTGCGACCTGTGAGCGCGTCGCCGTCGAGCCGGGAGCACCGGTCCGCCGCAGCCTCACCCAGTTCCTGATCGAGCTGCGTGCCGTGATGCCTGCGCTCGTGATCGGGTCGGCGCTCGCGGGAGCCGTGCAGGTGCTCGTGCCGCGCGACGCCCTGCTCGCGATCGGCGCGAACCCGGTGCTGTCGATCGTGGCGATGATCGCGCTGGCGATGACGGTCGCGATCTGCTCGAACGTCGACGCCTTCTTCGCGCTGTCCTTCGCTTCGACGTTCTCGCCGGGTGCCCTCATCGCCTTCCTGCTCGTCGGCCCGCTCGTCGACGTCAAGATGCTCGCGCTGCTGCGTACGACCTTCACGACGCGCACTCTCGTCGGCCTTGTCGTGATCGTGGTGTTGAGCGCCTTCGCGATCGGAATCGGGGTGAACGTCTTTGGCTGA
- the rpmB gene encoding 50S ribosomal protein L28 encodes MAAVCQVTGAVPGFGHNISHSHRRTKRRFDPNVQKKTYFVPSLGRKITLNVSAKGIKVIDVRGIENVVNDLLAKGVKL; translated from the coding sequence ATGGCAGCAGTGTGCCAGGTGACCGGAGCTGTTCCCGGCTTCGGACACAACATCTCGCACTCGCACCGCCGGACGAAGCGTCGCTTCGACCCGAACGTGCAGAAGAAGACCTATTTCGTGCCGTCGCTCGGTCGTAAGATCACGCTGAACGTGTCCGCCAAGGGCATCAAGGTGATCGACGTTCGCGGCATCGAGAACGTGGTCAACGACCTCCTTGCGAAGGGTGTGAAGCTCTAA
- a CDS encoding DNA-3-methyladenine glycosylase, giving the protein MSAEARMLRRASRADLAGLPADVAPSLLGAELRTIVGGSEVRVRITEVEAYHGHGTGEVADPGSHARMGRTARNATMWGEPGHLYVYLSHGIHSCVNVVCGREGEAGGILLRAGEIISGVETAATRRGATAPLRATALRDLARGPGRFGQAVGLRHPIHDGIDAITGIAQAGASAELWLGAREADVASGPRVGVAGLAGTAAFPWRYWIAGDPTVSPFRWGRGAAEAARAASLTGDVDSAQHLSLSSTDTPGF; this is encoded by the coding sequence ATGAGTGCAGAGGCGAGGATGCTGCGCCGTGCGAGCCGCGCGGACCTGGCGGGTCTCCCCGCAGACGTCGCGCCCTCCCTGCTCGGTGCCGAGCTGCGCACGATCGTCGGCGGATCCGAGGTGCGGGTACGCATCACCGAGGTCGAGGCGTATCACGGGCACGGCACAGGTGAGGTGGCTGACCCCGGATCTCACGCCCGGATGGGACGGACCGCCCGGAACGCGACGATGTGGGGAGAGCCCGGCCATCTCTACGTCTACCTCAGCCATGGCATCCACTCCTGTGTGAACGTGGTCTGCGGACGTGAGGGCGAGGCCGGAGGAATCCTCCTTCGTGCCGGCGAGATCATCTCAGGCGTCGAGACCGCGGCAACGCGACGCGGTGCGACGGCGCCCCTGCGCGCGACCGCCCTGCGTGATCTCGCCCGTGGCCCAGGACGCTTCGGTCAGGCGGTCGGCCTGCGGCATCCGATCCACGACGGCATCGATGCGATCACGGGGATCGCGCAGGCCGGAGCATCCGCCGAGCTGTGGCTGGGTGCGCGCGAAGCGGATGTCGCCAGTGGACCGCGCGTCGGCGTTGCCGGCCTCGCCGGAACGGCCGCATTCCCCTGGCGGTACTGGATCGCCGGTGACCCGACCGTCTCGCCCTTCCGATGGGGACGCGGAGCAGCAGAAGCCGCTCGTGCCGCGTCCCTGACGGGCGACGTCGACAGCGCGCAGCATCTGTCGCTCTCGTCCACCGACACGCCCGGCTTCTGA
- a CDS encoding metal ABC transporter permease: protein MSLGMLPTVDWSDIFSFQDYGALVALLANSIIAGAVLGVVGGLIGVFVMQRDLAFAVHGISELSFAGAAAALLFGGSVVAGSVGGALVAAIIIGVLGSRARDRNSVVGVLMPFGLGLGILFLSLYDGRSANQFSLLTGQIVSVSSPDLGWLVGISAIVLVGLVLMWNPLRYDSLDPVSAQARGVPTRTVSIVFMVLLGLIVAVSVHIIGALLVMALLVTPAAAAMRVAAGPVLVPLLAALFGFTAAVGGILLALAGTLPVSPYITTISFAIYGVCWLVSRAQGRVRPERRARIAG, encoded by the coding sequence ATGAGCCTCGGGATGCTTCCCACCGTCGACTGGAGCGACATCTTCTCGTTCCAGGACTACGGCGCACTCGTGGCGCTGCTGGCGAACTCGATCATCGCCGGCGCGGTGCTCGGTGTCGTCGGCGGACTCATCGGCGTCTTTGTGATGCAGCGCGACCTCGCCTTCGCCGTGCACGGCATCAGTGAGCTCTCCTTCGCGGGAGCCGCCGCGGCCCTGCTCTTCGGCGGAAGCGTCGTGGCGGGCTCGGTCGGCGGCGCACTCGTCGCGGCGATCATCATCGGCGTGCTCGGCTCTCGGGCGCGCGACCGCAACTCGGTCGTCGGTGTGCTGATGCCGTTCGGGCTGGGCCTCGGCATCCTGTTCCTCTCGCTCTACGACGGACGCAGCGCCAACCAGTTCAGCCTCCTCACTGGGCAGATCGTCTCGGTCTCCAGCCCTGACCTGGGCTGGCTCGTCGGTATCAGCGCGATCGTGCTGGTCGGCCTCGTGCTGATGTGGAACCCACTGCGCTACGACTCGCTCGATCCCGTGTCGGCGCAGGCGCGCGGTGTGCCCACGCGCACCGTCAGCATCGTCTTCATGGTGTTGCTGGGACTCATCGTCGCGGTCAGCGTGCACATCATCGGCGCGCTGCTCGTCATGGCTCTGCTCGTGACGCCTGCAGCCGCCGCGATGCGGGTGGCCGCGGGACCGGTTCTCGTGCCACTTCTCGCCGCCCTGTTCGGTTTCACGGCGGCCGTCGGCGGCATCCTGCTCGCGCTCGCAGGCACCCTCCCTGTGAGCCCGTACATCACCACGATCTCGTTCGCGATCTACGGAGTCTGCTGGCTGGTGAGCCGTGCACAGGGGCGGGTTCGTCCCGAACGCAGAGCGCGCATCGCGGGCTAA
- a CDS encoding metal ABC transporter ATP-binding protein: MSVLEIRGASLRRGQRELWAGLDLKVEPGEFIAVLGPSGSGKTTLLRSILGLQPLSEGSIEVEGSPVRRGNRRIGYIPQHRPFAPDTGMRARDVVALGVQGTRFGPPVPRRGDRERIDGVLSAVGAEHYANRRVGELSGGEQQRLRVGQALVDSPSLLLCDEPLSSLDLANQQGVIEIIDRQRREHNAGVLFVTHDINPIMGKVDRILYLARGRFMLGTPDEVLQSRVLTDLYGAPVFVLRAGDRLVVVGVPDADAHDHGGDE, encoded by the coding sequence ATGAGCGTGCTGGAGATCCGCGGCGCGAGCCTGCGCCGCGGCCAGCGCGAGCTCTGGGCCGGACTCGACCTGAAGGTCGAGCCGGGGGAGTTCATCGCGGTGCTGGGTCCGAGCGGCTCGGGCAAGACGACGCTGCTGCGCAGCATCCTGGGTCTCCAGCCGCTCAGCGAGGGAAGCATCGAGGTCGAGGGGTCGCCGGTCCGCCGCGGCAACCGTCGCATCGGGTACATCCCGCAGCACCGCCCGTTCGCACCCGACACCGGGATGCGCGCGCGTGACGTCGTCGCGCTCGGCGTGCAGGGCACCCGCTTCGGCCCGCCGGTGCCGCGCCGTGGTGATCGTGAGCGGATCGACGGCGTCCTCAGCGCGGTTGGCGCCGAGCACTACGCGAACCGTCGCGTCGGCGAGCTCAGCGGTGGCGAGCAGCAGCGCCTGCGCGTCGGGCAGGCGCTCGTCGATTCCCCGTCGCTCCTGCTCTGCGACGAGCCACTGTCGAGCCTCGACCTCGCCAACCAGCAGGGCGTGATCGAGATCATCGATCGCCAGCGTCGCGAGCACAATGCGGGCGTCCTGTTCGTCACCCACGACATCAACCCGATTATGGGCAAGGTCGACCGCATCCTCTATCTCGCCCGCGGTCGCTTCATGCTCGGCACCCCGGACGAGGTGCTGCAGAGCCGCGTGCTCACCGACCTGTATGGCGCTCCGGTGTTCGTGCTGCGCGCGGGAGACCGGCTGGTCGTCGTCGGTGTCCCCGACGCCGATGCCCACGACCACGGAGGCGACGAATGA
- a CDS encoding TIGR03943 family putative permease subunit, translating to MADISLSTPDAAAHRHPSRAAALGSRWLGVGLAAGISVVTLMLAFAGQLTLYISPESVWFACAAAVVTIAGAVWSCTLPLGAESDHDHDHDHGEASGGRRAVAVGATAVGGVIATAVVAGAVLLPPASLSVSLALSRDTGGAGLFAGADVATLGAASDTSSFGVGEWSTVFATATRPELYDGAAVTLTGFLTPGADDSAQLTRLVITHCVIDAQPASVPVDIADWQSDYAVGDWVEIAGTVRVASDGSLSIEPADVAPIEEPGDPYEH from the coding sequence TTGGCTGACATCTCGCTGTCGACTCCGGATGCTGCGGCGCACCGCCATCCGTCGCGCGCGGCCGCGCTCGGCAGCCGGTGGCTCGGCGTCGGCCTTGCTGCGGGCATTTCCGTCGTCACTCTGATGCTGGCGTTCGCGGGCCAGCTCACCCTCTACATCAGCCCGGAATCCGTCTGGTTCGCGTGCGCCGCAGCGGTCGTGACGATCGCCGGGGCGGTCTGGTCGTGCACACTGCCCCTCGGCGCCGAGAGCGATCACGATCACGATCACGACCACGGCGAGGCATCCGGTGGTCGACGCGCGGTCGCCGTCGGTGCCACGGCCGTCGGCGGGGTCATCGCGACCGCCGTGGTCGCCGGCGCCGTGCTGCTTCCTCCTGCCTCGCTGTCGGTGAGCCTGGCGCTCTCCCGCGACACCGGTGGCGCCGGTCTCTTCGCAGGCGCGGATGTCGCGACGCTGGGCGCCGCGAGCGACACGAGCTCGTTCGGTGTGGGGGAGTGGTCGACGGTCTTCGCCACCGCCACGCGTCCAGAACTGTACGACGGAGCCGCCGTGACCCTCACGGGGTTCCTGACACCGGGTGCGGATGACAGCGCGCAGCTGACCAGACTCGTCATCACGCACTGCGTGATCGATGCGCAACCCGCCTCCGTGCCCGTGGATATCGCCGACTGGCAGAGCGACTACGCCGTGGGCGACTGGGTGGAGATCGCCGGAACCGTGCGTGTCGCATCCGACGGCTCGCTGAGCATCGAACCGGCCGATGTCGCGCCGATCGAAGAGCCGGGGGATCCCTATGAGCACTGA
- a CDS encoding Fur family transcriptional regulator, translating to MAQRNTWQRERVREALADVRGFVSAQTLHGTLRDENTGIGLATVYRALAGLVASGDADSLLSPDGEALYRACSTQGHHHHLICRRCGLTVEIEATDVEQWAQRTAAMHGFRDAEHVVDVFGLCTPCAKAKARAEA from the coding sequence ATGGCTCAACGCAACACCTGGCAGCGCGAACGCGTGCGCGAGGCACTCGCCGACGTGCGGGGCTTCGTGAGCGCGCAGACGCTGCACGGCACACTGCGCGACGAGAACACGGGCATCGGCCTGGCTACGGTCTACCGTGCGCTGGCGGGCCTTGTGGCGTCCGGCGATGCGGATTCGCTGCTGAGCCCCGACGGTGAGGCGCTCTACCGCGCGTGCAGCACGCAGGGGCACCACCATCACCTCATCTGCCGCCGGTGCGGACTCACGGTCGAGATCGAAGCGACCGACGTCGAACAGTGGGCACAGCGCACCGCGGCGATGCACGGGTTCCGCGATGCGGAGCATGTCGTCGACGTCTTCGGGCTGTGCACCCCCTGCGCGAAGGCCAAAGCTCGCGCCGAGGCCTGA
- the rpsN gene encoding 30S ribosomal protein S14 yields MAKKSKIARNEQRKVVVDRYAERRLELKKTLIDPNATDEAREAARVGLQKLPRNASPVRVRSRDVIDGRPRGVLTKFGISRVRFRDMAHRGELPGVTKSSW; encoded by the coding sequence ATGGCGAAGAAGAGCAAGATCGCTCGCAACGAGCAGCGCAAGGTGGTCGTCGACCGCTACGCAGAGCGTCGCCTCGAGCTGAAGAAGACCCTGATCGACCCGAACGCGACCGACGAGGCCCGTGAGGCTGCACGCGTCGGCCTGCAGAAGCTCCCGCGCAACGCGTCGCCGGTGCGTGTGCGTTCGCGCGACGTCATCGACGGCCGCCCCCGCGGTGTCCTCACGAAGTTCGGCATCTCGCGTGTCCGCTTCCGTGACATGGCACACCGTGGCGAGCTGCCCGGCGTGACCAAGTCGAGCTGGTAA